Within the Channa argus isolate prfri chromosome 12, Channa argus male v1.0, whole genome shotgun sequence genome, the region GGTCGCTGGGTCCAGGGAGGAATTACCAGTTTTGGAACAGGTTGTGCTGTGCCTGAGGTACCAGGAGTCTACACCAGAGTGTCCCAGTACCAGTCCTGGATCAAATCCCAGATCACCAGCAACCAGCCGGGCTTTGTCACCTTCACGTCCAATGGGACAGACAGTGACCTCAATGTTACGTGTCCTACACTGTCTCCAATTGTTCCTGTCCCTGCAGAACCCACAGCCCAATGTAAGAGCCTGTCATGTCAGTTcattattatagttttatgttttaaatcatcagcatcatcaagCTGCAGCTTTAATTTGGGTGAACCTCTTCTTTAAATGGGGGAGGGGTTATCTTCATGAAGCCCTGTCTGAAAGTTTCTGAAAGCCATGATGATCAGAGTTGAGTTTAACTCCTGCTTCAGACTCTATATATCAGACCTTGTTAGCAGGCAGACAACTACTCAGGGGACAGCGGTGTCCACTCTGGGCTAAATGTAAAGGTCAGTTTCTGATGGAATTACTTACTGTGACAAAACATGTTGTTATCATATTAAATACACTCATTTAGTTTCatcattttccatttcactGTTCTTGACTGAAATGTCAACCAACAGAGTGTAATCTtaagaatacacacacacacactatgaagAAAAGCAGTGGCTACTCTATTGCTCACTTTGCTTTTTGCTGTGTATTGTTCTTCAGTGTGTGGTAAAAGTCCGATCAACCCCAGGATTATCGGAGGACAGGACACCATTCAAGGTTACTGGCCCTGGCAGGCCATTGTGGCCGGCAGTTCAGCCATCTGTGGAGGATCCCTCATTAACAATCAGTGGGTGCTGACTGCTGCTCACTGCTCCCCAAGGTGAGCTGTTTCCAAATCAACCGTCCTGAGATGTTTAGGAACTAGTGCTGTAAGtggcagaaatgaaaaatgacatatgcagttttgttgtttagttgaATAAACTTTGTGCGTCTTGATTGTTGTCAAGTCAAGTCCCATCACTGCCAAAGGGTTTGTTATTATAGAGGAACATGCGGCCTGTTCTTTTTGTCACTGATTCCAAACCTTTTGCACCCCTTTATTATGGCCCCCTGATGCTTGGGCTCCCTCTTGCTGCCAGTGTTCATATTGGAGGACTTCTAAAATCCTTTAATCAAGGTGTGACTCaatgtaaatcaatgtaatgtaaattaatcattatctttctccctctgcacaTCTGTATAATGTGCATTATTTGATATGTTGATATTTGGGAATTCTACATTTGCAGTGTTATGGATGTGGATATATGTGTTGACGTACAGTTTGTAAGCCAGCTGTTCTACCTGTTGGCCAAATGTAGCTACAGGTTGAGTGAACTAAGGAGAAAGAGCAGAGGTGGAAATCGTGGTTTTCTACTCTGCTCTGAATTTCCTTCTCCACAGCCCTGACAACCTCTATCTGCAACCGTATGGAGAGGAAACTCCCCAACATTGTATTTTGGACCATATTCACTAGTCactagttttacattttggaaaactgaccttaaataaaaagtttctcTCAGCAAAAGTAACTGAAAGGCTGGTGAAGGACAGAGTTTTATCACTAAGGTTTGTCAAATTATAGATAATATCCATGTGAAGGTTCTGGAAAATCATATCAGCAAACATGCTGTTTAACAGAAGTTCACTGTCTCTTGGCAAATCCGAATGAATGCGATTCAGTTGTGACTTAGTTGGTTCTGGTCAGTGCCAGTCCAGCTCAATCTGTGCCAACAGTCGGCAGTTCAGGGTCTGAACAGCTCAGGTAGAAACAAGAACTCAGAAATGAATAAGTGGTCGCTGGAGGTTAAAATAATTCCTTGATGACCTGATGGTTAACAGGTCAGTGTGTGGCCGTGTAACTTGGAAGCATAGACACCTGTGTGTAGAGCGATAGAGGGGGCAATCGACCGAGAGGAAGTAGACTGCAGATATGGTAACTGACGGAGAACAGGGTGTGTGAGCTTGGCAGAGTCCAGAGGccaattttttaatttccaacttttacattttatcctCCAATTATTGTTTATGTAAAGTCACctacaaaatattttacttgtatGCAAACTAAATGACTAAACTGCCCTTCAACAGTCTGATCAAATATCTTtgcactgttttcttttctttttccctcagcaatgacataaaaaacatgttggTGGTTCTGGGTCGCCACAGATACCTTATTCCAACCAACCCTGAGATGACTGTGGGAGTAACAAAGATCATTAATCATCCTCGCTACGTGGCCAGTACTGGTAACAACGACATCTCCCTCCTGAAACTCTCCTCACCTGTGAATTTCACCAACTACATTCTGCCCGTCTGCCTGGCAGCCTCAGACAGCACCTACTACAGTGGCACCAGCACCTGGGTCAGTGGGTGGGGGGACATTGGAAGTGGAGGTGAGTCAAACATCCACTGGACCAGATTTTACTGTCAGGGAAAGACTGATGCCAGTGGATCTAATATTCTAAGATGGGGCTCAGATCTTCGAAGTTACCAACAGAgttagaaggttgcaggtttgctTCCCCAACCAACAGCAGccttcctgtgtggagtttgcatgttttcccccacagtccaaagacatgcatgttaattgGCAACTTTAAATTGTCTGCAGATGTAAAAAGTTGGATAACAGCTGGGAAAGGCTTCAGCCCCCACTGCGACCCCACAAAGGACAAGCGGTTACAGAAAATAGATGGATGTACGGGCACTTGAAGCTAGATGGCGGTAGTTTTACGAAAACTCTCACATACTTAAGTGTTATGAtgcttacaaaaaaaacaaaacagaatttagCTTAGCTGAGAGACAGAGTTCTTTGTGTTGTCACTTTtgagtgtatatttaattttggtAGGACCCAAAAGAGGAGATGGTGAGGGGGGTGTTATGGTTAAtgaaggtttatttaaaaaaaggcaaacaacgTGAGGAGGGCGGGAAAAGCTCACGTAGTACAAACAACATAAACCAGGTTAAACAGACAGAACTTAAACACGCTGGAGATGGGggataaactaaattataaccAGACCGGGAAAGCAAGGGAACTAACTAAGAAACTAGAGAGAGGAAAACAGGGAAAAGACAGACAAGTGGAGAAAACCTAAACGCTGAAACTGAATGAAACAAATAGAAAACCAAAACGTAAGGGAAGAGAGTCCAAAGTGAGCACTGAGGAAACACACAACAGGGAGACCGATGTCAAAATGTATTGACTGTCCATTGACGGGTTTAGGGACgaggaaagaagagatgagCTGACGggtgaaaacaatcaaggtTAACgagaaacaaaaatctaaatgaaaccAACTAGGAAATAGTgctgagggactacaaaataaaagccaggagcaggaagtaaaactaaagagaACTGAAGTGCCAGAACCAGGACTGTGTCTTATTGTTTACATCTGTACACAGTTGCTAGAAGTCTTTTCCTCACATCACTTCATTGgcacattgtgtgttttgtcattaattatgtgttaaaattgcttttaaagcATCATTCAAACTGAATCTGTGTCTCTTCAGTGCCCCTTCCTGCCCCCTACAACCTGAGGGAGGTTGAAGTGCCAGTTGTGGGGAACAGACAGTGTAACTGTGACTATGGAGTGGGAACAATCACAGACAACATGATGTGTGCTGGAGTTCCTGCTGGAGGGAAGGGGCCCTGTCAGGTGACCAATTTTAAATATGGCGTTTTGATGTTTTACCGGTTTTGGTTTTTCAGATTGATTTTGCAGAATGTTTCTGTCCTTAAAGGGGGATGATGGTGGTCCACTGGTGAGCAAACAGAACAGTCGCTGGATCCTGGGGGGGCTTGTGAGTTCTAGAAGTGACTGTGGTAAACCTAATTTACCAGGAGTCTTCACCAGAGTGTCCCAGTACCAGTCCTGGATCAACAGCCAGATCACCAGTGACCCACCAGGATTTTTCAACTTCACTTCCAATGGGACTGACAGTGACCTCAGTGTAAACTGTACAGGCCTGCAACCACCTCCAACCACAGCCCCACAAATTACCCTGTCTCCGACCGACCCCCCACCAACCGGCCTGCCACCCACCACCCCCCCACCAACCGGCCTGCCACCCACCACCCCCACACCAACCAGCCTGCCACCCACCACCCCCCCACCAACCAGCCTGCCACCCACCACCCCCACACCAACTATCCTGTCTCTAACTAAAACTACCCTTCAACACACCCCCCTGTCTCCAGCCACCCTCCCTCCAACAATTACAGCCAAACGTGAGTTCCTTTCATGTAGGTGACACATTAATGCCACATTACTCCACAGTGTGGCAAAAATTGGAAACACCAGATGGATTTTATGTCATCTTGCTGTGATGATATAAAACAAAAGGGAACAGAACGTACAATTTTGTCTAAAAtaatatcagtaataaaatactaaaaaaaagaaatatttttctaagTCTTAGTCTTTTgtaagtctttgcaattttaaatatttattttatatatatatatatatatatatatatatatatatatatatatatatatatatatatatatagtttatgACTGAAGAAAGCCTTATTAATCTTTCCCCTAAAAGTCCCCTaaagctgtgaggcagcagcacttgGCGCTGTAACAATCCTGTACCATGATCTCTTTACTTAGGCTTATCTGTTCTTATCTGTTTCAGGCTTGGTCCATCTCATCAGggaatcaaacatttaaatttctgCAAAGGGCCTGGACTATATCttatcctttttaaaatttttctattgtttttttatatagtgATGTTTATGTACATTCCATCTAAAAGCATATGTGTAACATACATGCAATATACACCAGCACAACATATATGTTGTGTTTACCAAATTTATGCTGGGATTGTTCACCATATATGCTAAAGTCACATTTCATCAGCGACAGCAATTGGTTAAGTCAGTTTAGTCTTAACAGCACTTTGAGTTAAATATCATTTTTGTCTATCTGATGGTAAAAGTAGCTAAGGGGTAAACCATCTCACTTCAGTCTTCTCGATCGGGCAGGAAGTAGCCCAACATctaaattctgaaagaaaagtctTCTTGGGATTCATAACTAATGTGTAATACTGTGGTTGCATTTGTTTGTGGAGAGAATGTGGATATTAATGTCAATACACTTTCATATGGGGTTTTAAAAGCGAGAGATATTAGCACTGATTAGCTCGCAACATGAGATTGTTATCTCTCAtatagaaaaaaactttttttcatttgcttttcagACCTTTGGACATTTTTGATCAGAAAGAATGTTCTAAATAAGTGCACGGGCCAAACCAAATCGAGCGACTACTTTCCTTCATTTAAAATAGGCTGTAAGATTGAACATGCGCCTGGTGCTAATTACAGGATAAGAAATTGAAATATCACTTAAAACTATTTATTAATGACCTTTCTACGAAATCTGTGAGGGCCATTTTAAAatcttgtgttttaaaatatttttaatcaaataccaaaaaaaatgtcacatttgtatatattttgttatttatttagcttATACAAAAATTTTCTCgaatgaaaaaaaaacgttaCCAAATTGTACCATGTTTGGATATAAAAACTCAAAATGTGTGATGTCAaggaatcaaataaaaaaattatctatattgtttattttaaaagttccAACATTTAACCTGATGTGTTTGGTAATTTAggaaatctttttaaaataaataactaactAAGTAACTGCCGATTAATCTTCAGCTTTACAAAAACTGTCTacatcttcttcctctctccagCTGTGGTCTGTGGCCAGGCACCTCTGAGTTCCCGCATCCTGGGAAGAAGCACAGTAGCTACAGCTGGTGAGTGGCCGTGGATGGTGAGTCTACAGAAGAATGGAAGTCATGTGTGTGGAGGGACTCTGGTGGCCGTGGAATCTGTGCTGAGCAACGCTGACTGTTTCTCAAAGTGAGACACCTTGAGTGACATTTTGGATGGAATGCTAATTGTTGTTGCTAGTCAGTCACCATAGTGACCAGCTAGTTTaggaaatgtaattgttttttaatgttattaagGTCTAATGAGCAGACTAAGGAGAAAGACACATTGTTGTTTTCACCTAGAACATATTAGAATACATAAAGTATAAAGCaatattttcttacttttaacTATTAAGTATCCTATTGATggaaaactgcattaaaaacactgaccCACGTTGTCTAGTAAGCAACTATGTATCACAACGTGGTGGGTTTGAAGAACTTTGTCTCATGCTATTCCCCTCTCTGATCTGTTTTCCTGTCTGTCCTCTATGCAAAGGCACCAAAATAAccagttaataataaataaatgactgagCCGTTCCTTCCTGTAAAAATCCTGGTTTGAAACCAATCACaagttttaaagtgttgagCTCACCTAGGTCCTAATTTAGCTCGATTTATCTTAACCAGTTCACAAAGAGCATCTGATTGGACCGTGGTCCTGGGTCGTCTGAAACAGAACGGCTCCAACCCCTTTGAGGTGACGCTGAATGTGACAAACATCACACTGAGCAACCTGACAGGGTCTAATGTAGCAGTTCTACGTCTGGCGACCCCCCCCACCCTGTCCAACTACATCCAGCCCATCTGTCTGGACAACGGACGTAACGTCAGTGTGGGCTCCAAGTGCTGGGCTGCAGGCTGGAGCTCCGGGCGAGGAGGAGGTGAGTCCATAACTGTAGTTCGACACAGTAATGTTAACTGTCTGTATCATTTCACCTCTTTACATCGAACATAGTAAAGTTATATAGTTCAGTACTGTCTGGTTCTGATGCCGCTTGTCACcgttttcttattttctcatCTTCAGTGGAAGCAGTTCTGAAGGAGATCCAGACCTCTGTGGTGACCTGTGAGAACATATCGAGTGGCAGCATTTGTACATCTGCTTTCACACTGGAGCAGGTGAATAATGAACTTATAGCTCTAATCATTCATCCATTAGCTGTACAGATTATTCTGTAGAATGAGACACTGGGCCCATCTCAAGGACCTGCTATTGGCTAAGATGTGATCGATTACATCCGTTACATAACTAGATTGATTTGTGAGGAATTCGTCAATGCATCGCAGTATTTATGTTCTCCTGAATTCATGGTGATTTATGCTCATGGACATGATGACAATGCATCATTATCCGAAAAGCATCGACTCAAACTAAATGGTTCAATGTTACCACAGGAGCACAACTGCTAACATTAAGTACAATCACCTTAACATCAGATTATAATGGCTCATCTCCTCATTTCATGTTTGAAGCAGTATGTTAATGTACATGCAGAATAAAAATCCCATCATCATAATTCCGTCCATCCTGTTCTCACCTAGCATATATGTTTATCATACTTTACTGCAAGGCAGAATTCCTGCTGTATGAACTTATTTTCTTGCCATAGCTCCATGAACCTCAGCGAACTGAATAATTATCGTCCAATTCaagtcaactttatttatatagctccaaTTCATAACAAGGTcgtctcaaggcactttacagaataaagtccagactataaagatgtttagAGAGAACCAGAcaatcccccttgaacaagcaccagacaacagtggagagaaaaaactccttTGAGATTGTCATTAAAGCTTCACATCTAAAATTTGGCTCAGAATCTCACGAGTGTCTTTAGGTTTTaggtttgtcatttaaaaaaatcatgaaaCTATTGTTCAGTCGCCCTTTATGTCCTCACTTGATCATGGAGATATTCTGTACTGTCACACTGTCGTACTTCAGTGGCTGACACCTGTATCACAGTGCATTACGTTTCAGTACTAATTGTTCCTTCTTGTTCCTTCTCGTCATTGTTCTCTCTATGAAAAATTTGATAAGAATGACCAGTTATATACCTATATTCATACATACTGTAAAGCCTTATTGTTACAGCCCCCAAACTGCCTTATATCTCCAATAACTACTTGATCTTAGACATTGCAAACGTATGCACCAGACTTGGCAGGACGACTTTTAGGTAAAATgaaccttttaaaatgtaatgaaatgcaAACTACTTTTAAGTAAGATTGCCTCATTTCTCTGGGCAGGTTTAACATGTTATCTGATATTTGATATGATCCATGTATATATGGTTGTCTGCTATACTTCAGGTAACTCTTGTAGTTATTTCTACTACTTCTGTATTATCTGGATATTCTGAATATTTTCCTTTGccgattattttttattaactatGAATGTTTCTTTTA harbors:
- the LOC137137347 gene encoding transmembrane protease serine 9-like produces the protein MASYKVMTVVTLLTLLTPECHSQMDVCGRAVLNSKIIGGQDASAGSWPWQAALLIHGKSFCGGSLINSEWVLTAAHCFPSTDPNNVKVYLGAQSFVSSNPNVVIRMVTQVIKHPNYTLYTTSDNDITLLKLSSPVNFTNFILPVCLAASDSTFYSGTKIWITGWGVTEDGDMSNNLREAEVPIVGNRQCSCDYGFNSITENMMCAGLRAGGKDTCQGDSGGPMVIKQNGRWVQGGITSFGTGCAVPEVPGVYTRVSQYQSWIKSQITSNQPGFVTFTSNGTDSDLNVTCPTLSPIVPVPAEPTAQLCGKSPINPRIIGGQDTIQGYWPWQAIVAGSSAICGGSLINNQWVLTAAHCSPSNDIKNMLVVLGRHRYLIPTNPEMTVGVTKIINHPRYVASTGNNDISLLKLSSPVNFTNYILPVCLAASDSTYYSGTSTWVSGWGDIGSGVPLPAPYNLREVEVPVVGNRQCNCDYGVGTITDNMMCAGVPAGGKGPCQGDDGGPLVSKQNSRWILGGLVSSRSDCGKPNLPGVFTRVSQYQSWINSQITSDPPGFFNFTSNGTDSDLSVNCTGLQPPPTTAPQITLSPTDPPPTGLPPTTPPPTGLPPTTPTPTSLPPTTPPPTSLPPTTPTPTILSLTKTTLQHTPLSPATLPPTITAKPVVCGQAPLSSRILGRSTVATAGEWPWMVSLQKNGSHVCGGTLVAVESVLSNADCFSNSQRASDWTVVLGRLKQNGSNPFEVTLNVTNITLSNLTGSNVAVLRLATPPTLSNYIQPICLDNGRNVSVGSKCWAAGWSSGRGGVEAVLKEIQTSVVTCENISSGSICTSAFTLEQGASGGPLMCKQDGSWFQEAVLSVDSSTTKTRAAMMVFRRVRQFQTFLLQTMGGPLSPASTNHSASSTTLITTLTTSRGLPAQSASFISHLFVFSVCLHFFM